The following coding sequences lie in one Pontibacter sp. G13 genomic window:
- a CDS encoding aminotransferase class I/II-fold pyridoxal phosphate-dependent enzyme, translated as MGISSDLIPLSAPVIIPEMLTDLNHRLASGWVSTAGPAVREFEQALEDFVGIGHGIATQSGTAALHVSLVALGLGPGDGIIVPDLTFIATANTVQYIGATPILVDVKASDWQMDLDLLEEYLTHQCHSTDHGLKDSHTGCIVRAVIAVHALGAIGEMNRLQEICQTHELVLIEDAAQSLGSIRDSQSAGTFGEIATLSFNGNKILTTGGGGMVLTNNPELADRVRLLINQAKIPGKSYDHSDVGYNYRMPAINAALGLAQMPYLAEWIQQKRILGQRYRALLEPMGVNFQQLGDSKHSNHWLVTGRFQDPIMVQEALEAASIMARPLWTPLHQQAPYQDFPFITRDRISETIHGEALSLPSSANLSEDQWQRIESSLKRALAFTRSTP; from the coding sequence GTCATCATTCCAGAAATGTTGACCGACCTCAACCATCGATTGGCTTCAGGATGGGTTTCCACGGCAGGACCCGCTGTTAGGGAATTTGAGCAAGCGCTAGAGGATTTCGTGGGAATAGGTCATGGCATTGCCACTCAAAGCGGTACAGCTGCCTTGCATGTCTCGCTCGTGGCATTGGGCCTAGGACCAGGAGATGGCATCATCGTTCCGGATTTGACCTTCATTGCCACAGCCAATACGGTCCAATATATTGGGGCAACTCCCATATTGGTGGACGTCAAAGCCTCTGACTGGCAAATGGATTTGGATCTTCTGGAGGAATATCTCACCCATCAATGCCATTCCACTGATCATGGGCTCAAGGATTCTCATACCGGTTGTATCGTCCGTGCAGTGATCGCTGTTCATGCATTAGGCGCGATCGGGGAGATGAATAGGCTCCAAGAGATCTGCCAAACACATGAATTGGTACTGATCGAGGATGCGGCCCAGTCGCTCGGTAGTATTCGAGATTCGCAGTCTGCAGGGACATTTGGAGAAATCGCCACATTGAGTTTCAATGGCAATAAAATTCTCACTACTGGAGGCGGGGGAATGGTCTTGACAAATAACCCCGAGCTTGCCGACCGAGTCCGGCTTTTGATCAATCAAGCCAAAATCCCGGGCAAATCTTACGATCACAGCGATGTGGGGTACAACTATCGGATGCCGGCCATCAATGCCGCGCTTGGGCTAGCTCAAATGCCTTATCTAGCTGAATGGATTCAGCAAAAGCGAATTCTAGGGCAACGGTATCGGGCATTATTGGAACCGATGGGCGTGAATTTCCAGCAATTGGGCGACTCGAAGCATTCCAATCACTGGTTGGTAACCGGAAGGTTTCAAGATCCGATAATGGTTCAGGAAGCCTTGGAAGCAGCCTCGATTATGGCCAGACCTCTTTGGACACCGCTACACCAGCAGGCTCCCTATCAGGATTTCCCATTTATCACCCGCGATAGAATTAGCGAAACCATTCATGGTGAGGCGCTGAGCTTGCCAAGTTCTGCCAATCTCTCGGAGGATCAATGGCAGCGGATCGAATCTTCCCTCAAGCGGGCATTGGCTTTTACACGGAGTACCCCCTAG
- a CDS encoding acyltransferase, whose translation MVADTFFAHETALIDEGAQIGQDTKIWHFCHVMPGATIGERCSLGQNVFVANRVTLGNNVKVQNNVSIYEGVICEDNVFLGPSMVFTNIKNPRSAIVRKGLYTETYLEEGASVGANATIVCGVRLGKFAFVGAGTVVTKDVPAYGLVVGNPSKQIGWMSEYGHRLDFDDRQRAICPESGEEYELVDGAVSKLS comes from the coding sequence ATGGTCGCTGATACTTTTTTTGCCCATGAGACCGCCCTCATTGACGAAGGGGCCCAAATCGGTCAGGATACCAAGATCTGGCACTTTTGCCACGTGATGCCCGGTGCAACCATTGGAGAAAGATGCAGCCTCGGACAGAATGTGTTTGTGGCCAATCGTGTTACACTTGGCAACAACGTCAAGGTACAGAACAATGTCTCGATCTACGAAGGGGTCATCTGCGAAGACAATGTGTTTTTAGGCCCATCCATGGTATTTACCAACATCAAGAATCCACGGTCAGCCATCGTCCGCAAAGGGCTCTACACAGAAACCTACTTGGAAGAGGGAGCTTCCGTCGGGGCCAATGCCACCATCGTCTGCGGTGTGCGCCTCGGAAAATTTGCTTTTGTCGGAGCCGGAACCGTTGTCACCAAGGATGTGCCTGCATACGGACTTGTGGTCGGCAATCCCAGCAAGCAGATCGGATGGATGAGCGAATATGGACATCGCCTTGATTTTGATGATCGTCAACGTGCTATTTGTCCGGAAAGTGGCGAAGAATATGAACTGGTAGATGGAGCTGTCAGCAAATTGTCCTAG
- a CDS encoding glycosyltransferase family 4 protein has product MKIALFTDGIQPFVIGGMQTHSFQLAKHLTQLGVMVDLYHTGEPDEQQVLALFSESERAYLTVHHIPFPKSGKYPGHYIRESYQFSKRIWRAFLNQGAKADLIYAQGFTGWHGLMVRNKGIHPPICVNLHGLEMYQTAHGFSSKLAHAMLRIPAQFLIRNADFHHSLGGSLTDILEDQGADRAKIWELPNGVKPEWFQAPAQPNESGRSWVFLGRYELRKGIELLNETLPDILAGTDIQFTFIGPIPDEHRINHPHVHYTGMVREFEVLQKYLAQADWLVCPSLAEGMPTVILEAMASRCGIIATDVGATRLLVDHEVGFLIPPSDLAALSGALRQAADLGESEITHIQDRAFRRAKHQFAWPVIAETLVEQISQTLSISGPSNRPLSQEISRS; this is encoded by the coding sequence ATGAAAATTGCCTTGTTTACTGACGGCATTCAACCCTTCGTTATTGGTGGAATGCAGACTCACTCCTTCCAATTAGCCAAGCATCTCACCCAGCTTGGTGTCATGGTTGATCTCTACCATACGGGGGAACCAGATGAGCAGCAGGTACTGGCCTTATTTTCGGAGTCGGAACGCGCTTACCTGACCGTCCATCATATCCCCTTTCCGAAAAGCGGCAAATATCCCGGTCATTACATTCGAGAATCCTATCAATTCAGCAAGCGAATTTGGCGAGCATTCCTGAATCAGGGCGCCAAAGCCGATTTGATCTACGCACAGGGGTTTACGGGGTGGCATGGATTAATGGTCCGCAACAAGGGCATTCATCCTCCGATCTGTGTGAATCTACACGGATTGGAAATGTATCAGACTGCCCACGGATTCTCCAGCAAATTGGCGCATGCCATGCTGAGGATTCCCGCCCAATTCCTCATCCGGAATGCAGATTTCCACCATTCCTTGGGGGGAAGCCTCACCGATATCCTCGAAGATCAAGGGGCCGATCGTGCCAAAATCTGGGAGCTTCCCAATGGGGTCAAACCCGAGTGGTTTCAGGCACCTGCCCAACCCAATGAATCAGGGCGCTCTTGGGTATTTTTGGGTCGCTATGAATTGCGAAAAGGCATTGAGCTGTTAAATGAGACGTTGCCAGACATTCTAGCTGGCACAGACATCCAGTTCACCTTCATCGGCCCAATCCCAGATGAGCATCGGATCAACCATCCCCATGTACATTACACAGGAATGGTACGGGAATTTGAGGTACTGCAAAAGTATCTGGCACAAGCGGATTGGTTGGTGTGCCCAAGTCTTGCCGAGGGAATGCCTACGGTCATATTGGAAGCTATGGCTTCTCGATGCGGAATTATCGCCACGGATGTGGGTGCAACCCGATTGTTGGTAGATCATGAAGTAGGGTTTCTGATTCCGCCTTCCGATTTGGCCGCACTTTCTGGCGCATTGAGGCAGGCTGCAGATTTGGGCGAAAGCGAAATCACTCATATTCAAGACCGTGCATTCAGACGAGCGAAACACCAATTTGCATGGCCTGTGATCGCAGAAACGTTGGTGGAACAAATCTCCCAAACCCTCTCCATTTCTGGCCCTAGCAATCGGCCATTGTCCCAAGAAATATCCCGCTCATAA
- a CDS encoding O-antigen ligase family protein, giving the protein MKATSFSYFLQTHRGFLLVLAAAFFLGKIVAPLGMGILMIAAMVWLFQGKSSYLALLLMFVLLWGDSRTRSLLFFKPMRIALILTCTVHSIRLIAAKKIKFQSIILTTIPFFIIAVLGVFKSPSPVVSFSKMISYFCLLFTALHHFQYEILRKSRPPFLLKVLYLFCSLTFMSVIFRWITPDLTMFGERFRGFLGNPNGFGNFHTLLVPLVAMAWHLYPSTRKTLRYLIFGLIAGLILAQSRTAIGSIMIYLFLLYFYQRGNFMKWFFWLAVMPTLIVFNTLVSIEDIVELLNLEEFFRIESLKSGAGRFLAWEFGWAQIKLNPLIGRGFAYEEIYFHSMRDFFIATEHNGGMHNSFLTFVMNNGLIGAVLFVLFLIILFNQHQAPKRAMPFLIAAIISANFESWLNSSLNAFSILFYLNIVVLIQYPNLKRLARFYR; this is encoded by the coding sequence ATGAAGGCTACCTCATTTTCCTATTTTCTACAAACACACCGTGGGTTTCTGCTGGTGCTGGCAGCTGCATTTTTCTTAGGGAAGATCGTGGCGCCATTGGGAATGGGAATCCTCATGATCGCAGCGATGGTTTGGCTTTTTCAAGGTAAATCCTCCTATTTGGCGCTTCTTCTGATGTTTGTCCTGCTTTGGGGAGATTCGAGAACCAGAAGTCTTCTGTTCTTCAAACCCATGCGGATTGCCTTGATATTAACCTGCACGGTGCATTCCATCCGGTTGATAGCCGCGAAGAAGATCAAGTTCCAATCCATCATCTTGACCACCATCCCCTTTTTCATTATCGCGGTCCTAGGGGTATTCAAAAGTCCGAGCCCCGTGGTGTCGTTCTCCAAGATGATCTCCTACTTCTGCCTACTTTTCACGGCACTCCATCATTTCCAATACGAAATATTGCGCAAATCGCGCCCTCCATTCCTCCTAAAAGTCCTTTACCTGTTTTGCTCCCTCACCTTCATGAGCGTGATATTCCGTTGGATTACGCCGGACCTGACCATGTTTGGGGAACGTTTCAGGGGCTTTTTGGGGAATCCCAACGGATTCGGGAACTTCCACACCCTACTCGTGCCCTTGGTAGCTATGGCTTGGCACTTATACCCTTCCACTCGGAAGACTTTGCGCTACCTCATTTTCGGACTGATCGCAGGATTGATTCTCGCACAATCCAGAACCGCCATCGGCAGTATCATGATCTACCTGTTTCTGCTGTACTTCTATCAGCGGGGCAATTTCATGAAATGGTTCTTCTGGCTGGCAGTGATGCCTACCTTAATCGTTTTCAACACCTTGGTGAGCATTGAAGACATCGTGGAGTTGCTCAATTTGGAGGAATTTTTCCGAATAGAGAGCCTCAAATCAGGCGCAGGACGATTCCTCGCATGGGAATTTGGGTGGGCGCAGATCAAACTCAATCCACTCATCGGGCGAGGGTTTGCCTATGAGGAAATCTATTTTCACAGCATGCGAGATTTCTTCATCGCCACGGAGCACAATGGTGGGATGCACAACTCCTTCCTGACGTTTGTGATGAATAATGGATTGATTGGGGCGGTCCTGTTTGTGCTATTCCTCATCATTCTTTTCAACCAACACCAAGCGCCCAAACGCGCCATGCCCTTTTTGATAGCGGCCATCATCTCCGCAAACTTTGAAAGCTGGCTCAACTCCTCGCTAAACGCATTCAGCATCCTATTCTATTTGAATATTGTGGTTCTGATTCAATACCCAAACCTGAAACGACTAGCAAGATTTTACCGATGA
- a CDS encoding glycosyltransferase family 4 protein: MKILILYSEIAGYVLSCVEALAKLPPAEIKLIRWPVNQEAPFQFGAGGDQIDMSIRTDWTDESLQALVKEWRPEVVFTTGWMDKGYVQAAKTAKALGIPVIAGIDNHWTGSPKQHIATWISPWMIHSAFDYLWVPGYRQYAYAKRLGFKSSQIRIGYYSGDTTAFGQAAEAYRSDKAIQYPRELLYVGRIIEHKGIGELWNAFIETSDQHDWRLRIVGAGDFHEGLADHPRISVQGFVQPEELPSLAEQAGAFILPSRFEPWGVVLHEFAAAGLPLIASDECGSADAFIRPGYNGYTFEGGNQSDLADKLLKLFSHSDDQLRTLGERSEALAAQITPEMWASTLYDLAKSHASVSQATITETA; this comes from the coding sequence ATGAAAATCCTGATCCTTTACTCCGAAATCGCCGGATATGTCCTCTCCTGTGTGGAAGCACTTGCCAAGCTCCCTCCTGCAGAGATCAAGCTGATTCGCTGGCCTGTCAATCAGGAAGCTCCTTTTCAGTTTGGGGCCGGTGGCGACCAGATCGACATGTCTATTCGGACTGATTGGACTGACGAATCGCTTCAAGCATTGGTCAAAGAATGGAGGCCAGAAGTGGTTTTCACCACAGGATGGATGGACAAAGGATATGTACAAGCAGCCAAAACCGCCAAAGCCCTAGGGATTCCTGTGATTGCCGGAATTGACAATCATTGGACAGGAAGTCCCAAACAACATATCGCCACTTGGATCAGCCCTTGGATGATTCACTCGGCCTTTGACTATCTATGGGTGCCCGGCTATCGGCAATATGCCTACGCCAAGCGGCTCGGATTCAAATCCAGCCAGATCCGGATCGGATATTATAGTGGAGATACAACAGCATTTGGTCAGGCTGCTGAGGCTTACAGATCCGACAAAGCCATCCAATATCCACGTGAATTGCTATATGTCGGTCGGATCATCGAACACAAGGGAATCGGTGAATTGTGGAACGCTTTCATCGAGACTTCAGACCAACATGATTGGCGACTGCGAATCGTCGGAGCAGGAGATTTTCATGAAGGACTTGCTGATCATCCGCGCATTTCCGTGCAGGGGTTTGTTCAACCCGAGGAACTTCCGAGTCTGGCAGAACAAGCAGGCGCATTCATTCTTCCGAGTAGATTTGAACCTTGGGGCGTGGTATTGCATGAATTTGCCGCTGCTGGCCTTCCATTGATTGCTTCTGACGAATGCGGTTCTGCCGATGCCTTCATTAGACCGGGCTACAATGGGTACACCTTCGAAGGCGGGAATCAGTCAGATTTAGCCGACAAGCTCCTCAAGCTCTTCTCCCACAGCGACGATCAGCTCAGAACCTTGGGCGAAAGAAGCGAGGCACTGGCAGCGCAGATTACTCCCGAGATGTGGGCCTCCACGTTGTACGACTTGGCAAAATCCCACGCTTCGGTATCCCAAGCCACCATTACTGAAACCGCCTAG
- a CDS encoding WcaF family extracellular polysaccharide biosynthesis acetyltransferase, giving the protein MRPTADLSTFDNSWYHPGKSGLTRLAWYFVNVLFFINPLNPFSGLKVRLLRMFGAHVGTGVVIKPAVNIKYPWMLTIGDHVWIGENVWIDNLTQVSLGDHTCISQGAMLLTGNHNYKRSSFDLMVGEIHLEAGAWIGAQCLVGPNVRVGSHAVLSAGSVTMKDLEPYQVYAGNPAAFVRERTIEPDSQTPAHLITTP; this is encoded by the coding sequence ATGCGTCCAACTGCAGACCTTTCGACATTTGACAACTCCTGGTACCATCCGGGTAAATCGGGCCTGACCCGCCTCGCATGGTATTTCGTGAATGTCCTGTTTTTCATCAATCCCCTAAATCCATTCTCTGGATTGAAAGTGAGATTGCTGAGGATGTTTGGCGCCCATGTAGGCACTGGTGTCGTCATCAAGCCCGCAGTGAACATCAAATACCCTTGGATGCTCACCATCGGCGATCATGTCTGGATCGGTGAAAACGTCTGGATCGACAACTTGACCCAAGTCAGTTTGGGCGATCATACCTGTATTTCCCAAGGAGCGATGCTTTTGACGGGAAATCACAATTACAAACGCTCCAGCTTTGACCTCATGGTCGGAGAAATCCATTTGGAAGCTGGCGCATGGATCGGAGCCCAATGCCTCGTAGGCCCCAATGTCCGTGTAGGAAGTCATGCTGTGCTTTCTGCCGGGAGTGTCACGATGAAAGATTTGGAGCCCTATCAGGTATATGCAGGAAATCCTGCGGCCTTTGTCCGTGAACGAACCATCGAGCCGGACTCCCAAACCCCCGCCCATTTGATCACCACCCCTTAA
- the asnB gene encoding asparagine synthase (glutamine-hydrolyzing) — translation MCGIAGIISLPNQGSALPIEVMVQAMHHRGPDFQDHWKGEGVALGHARLSILDLSEAGHQPMHSPEGRYCLIFNGEIYNYLDLKQALPDYPYRGNSDTEVIMAGFIHWGPSFLERLNGMFALAVWDKLERKLFLARDRMGIKPLYYAMTDQGLVFGSEIRTLLASGRVKRKLNRAVLGEYLQYQTVHDPETLVEGIYMLPAGHYAEFDPEGSLDIESYWDMRTYAQHPVDGTYEELCKQVRETFIESVERRKIADVPLGAFLSGGIDSSAVVAALATVSQDPVATFSVVFDEQEFDESTWSSLVAKRYNTQHIPIRLKPDSFLERLPEALMAMDHPSGDGINSYVISEETRKQGFTVALSGLGGDELFCGYPVFQQFTKARGMNLLYKIPAGVRGLIGKSVSGVYQNQKTNRLVQLLEAPQNEFAHLYPIFRQLYNQAELAELGLRQPDDWNLLEKVLPGNFEGWEQPQSVYSQVSVGEMNTYTRSVLLRNTDQMSMASALEVRVPFFDHELVELALQIPDQHKVPTIPKKLLVDAMGDLLPHEVVHRKKMGFVFPWPLWMKDSLKTFCETRIQSIADRGIFEADPLLAQWKGFLAGDKRIPYVKLWTLVVLADWMEKHDIDG, via the coding sequence ATGTGTGGAATTGCCGGAATCATATCGCTGCCCAATCAGGGTTCAGCATTGCCGATCGAAGTCATGGTCCAAGCCATGCACCACAGGGGACCCGATTTTCAGGATCACTGGAAAGGCGAAGGAGTAGCCCTCGGTCATGCCCGGCTTTCGATTCTAGACCTATCGGAAGCAGGTCATCAGCCCATGCATTCTCCTGAGGGAAGATATTGCCTCATTTTCAACGGAGAAATCTATAACTATCTCGATCTCAAGCAGGCACTCCCAGATTATCCTTATCGGGGAAATTCCGACACAGAGGTGATCATGGCGGGATTCATCCACTGGGGACCTTCCTTTCTGGAACGGCTCAATGGCATGTTTGCGCTTGCGGTCTGGGACAAGCTCGAAAGAAAGCTCTTTTTGGCTCGCGACCGAATGGGCATCAAGCCCCTCTACTACGCCATGACCGACCAAGGACTGGTGTTCGGCTCCGAGATCAGAACCCTGCTCGCTAGTGGGAGGGTCAAACGGAAACTCAATCGGGCGGTCTTGGGGGAATATCTTCAGTACCAAACCGTGCATGATCCCGAGACCTTGGTCGAAGGAATCTACATGCTGCCTGCTGGACATTACGCAGAGTTTGATCCCGAAGGCTCCCTCGACATAGAATCCTACTGGGACATGCGCACCTATGCCCAGCATCCCGTGGATGGCACGTACGAGGAGCTGTGCAAACAGGTCAGGGAAACCTTCATTGAATCCGTAGAACGTCGCAAAATCGCAGATGTCCCCCTTGGCGCTTTCCTGTCTGGAGGGATTGATTCTTCCGCTGTGGTAGCGGCATTGGCTACCGTCTCCCAAGATCCTGTTGCCACTTTTTCAGTTGTTTTTGATGAACAGGAATTCGACGAGAGCACGTGGTCTTCCCTTGTTGCCAAGAGATACAACACCCAACATATTCCCATCAGACTCAAACCAGACTCCTTCTTGGAGCGGCTGCCAGAGGCTTTGATGGCGATGGATCACCCCAGCGGCGATGGCATTAATAGCTATGTGATTTCGGAAGAAACGCGCAAACAGGGCTTTACAGTGGCATTGTCTGGACTGGGCGGAGATGAATTATTCTGCGGATATCCGGTCTTCCAACAATTCACCAAAGCCCGCGGGATGAATCTCCTGTACAAAATCCCCGCTGGCGTTCGGGGGCTGATCGGCAAATCGGTTTCTGGGGTCTACCAAAACCAGAAAACCAACCGTCTGGTCCAATTGCTCGAAGCCCCGCAAAACGAATTCGCCCACCTCTACCCTATCTTCCGTCAGCTCTACAATCAAGCGGAATTGGCAGAACTGGGACTGCGCCAACCCGATGACTGGAACTTGCTAGAAAAAGTCCTTCCCGGCAATTTCGAGGGCTGGGAACAACCACAGTCGGTCTACAGCCAAGTTTCCGTCGGGGAAATGAATACCTACACCCGATCAGTCCTCCTGAGAAACACGGATCAGATGAGCATGGCTTCTGCGTTGGAAGTACGGGTGCCATTCTTCGATCATGAGCTGGTCGAACTGGCCTTGCAAATTCCCGATCAACACAAGGTGCCGACCATCCCCAAAAAACTCCTGGTGGATGCTATGGGTGATTTGCTGCCACATGAAGTCGTTCATCGCAAGAAGATGGGCTTTGTATTTCCGTGGCCACTTTGGATGAAGGATTCGCTCAAGACATTTTGCGAGACCCGTATTCAGTCAATTGCCGACCGAGGGATTTTCGAAGCAGATCCCCTCTTGGCCCAATGGAAGGGATTCTTGGCAGGTGACAAGCGCATCCCCTATGTAAAACTCTGGACGTTGGTCGTATTGGCCGATTGGATGGAAAAACACGATATCGATGGCTAA
- a CDS encoding glycosyltransferase, with amino-acid sequence MAKLLICIDWYTPGYKAGGPIQSVQNLVEVLKDQFEIFILTGDRDAGEPEPYALPTATWIQQGAAKVMYLSPDQRSQGQIRQLIKQIQPEVIYLNSMFSFPFTVYPIRGRGNAQVILAPRGMLHAGALRIKKAKKRVFLRAFKLAGLHRSIQWHATDDQEVLDIQAHFGDQASITQAGNIPKRVQKPWSVTPKESGDLRLFFNSRVSEKKNLLFAIQSLQSVQGRVQFDVFGPHEDAEYLALCQSAAKELPSGIIVSFHGPKPPMKLMEGIETAHFGYLPTHGENFGHSIFESFLAGKPVLISDQTPWRNLETQQLGWDLPLDDPNAFTQTLQTLVDMDATTYQIWSRNAWRFAKAYNEDPALISQTNAIFA; translated from the coding sequence ATGGCTAAACTCCTCATCTGTATCGACTGGTACACGCCGGGTTACAAAGCTGGGGGCCCGATCCAATCCGTCCAGAATCTCGTGGAAGTCCTCAAGGACCAATTCGAAATTTTCATCCTGACAGGAGACCGGGACGCGGGAGAACCAGAGCCTTACGCCCTACCGACAGCTACATGGATTCAGCAAGGCGCCGCAAAGGTCATGTATCTGTCTCCAGACCAACGCTCACAAGGACAAATCCGCCAATTGATCAAGCAGATCCAGCCGGAGGTGATCTACCTGAATTCGATGTTTTCTTTTCCTTTCACGGTGTATCCAATCAGAGGACGGGGGAATGCTCAGGTCATTCTCGCGCCGCGCGGCATGCTTCACGCAGGTGCGCTCAGGATCAAAAAAGCAAAGAAACGGGTATTTTTACGAGCGTTCAAACTAGCGGGATTGCATCGTTCTATCCAGTGGCATGCCACAGACGATCAGGAGGTTTTGGATATTCAGGCACACTTTGGAGATCAGGCTTCCATCACACAGGCGGGCAATATTCCCAAGCGAGTGCAGAAACCCTGGTCCGTCACTCCGAAGGAATCTGGAGATTTGAGGCTCTTTTTCAATTCTCGTGTTTCGGAGAAGAAAAACCTCCTCTTCGCCATCCAATCGCTCCAGAGCGTGCAAGGACGTGTTCAGTTCGATGTATTCGGCCCACATGAGGATGCCGAATATCTGGCTTTGTGCCAATCGGCCGCCAAGGAGCTACCTTCAGGAATCATCGTCTCATTTCACGGTCCAAAGCCTCCCATGAAACTGATGGAGGGAATTGAGACGGCGCATTTCGGGTATCTCCCGACGCATGGGGAAAATTTTGGGCACTCCATCTTCGAATCCTTTCTGGCGGGGAAACCCGTGCTGATTTCTGACCAAACCCCTTGGCGTAATCTAGAAACCCAACAGCTGGGTTGGGATCTTCCACTAGATGATCCCAACGCATTCACCCAAACCCTCCAAACCTTGGTGGACATGGACGCCACCACCTATCAGATCTGGTCCCGCAATGCCTGGCGATTTGCCAAAGCATACAACGAGGACCCAGCGCTCATCTCCCAAACCAATGCCATCTTCGCATGA
- a CDS encoding glycosyltransferase family 2 protein, whose product MKVSIVTISYNASSSIRTCIESVLNQDYPDIEYIIVDGGSSDDTMEIVQEYADKISHISSESDEGIYDAMNKGMAKATGDIVAQLNADDFYASPDILSQVVEKFQSTGSDIVFGNLVYVPADDLDKVVRYYTADQFKPEDMLRGHMPPHPTFFVKRSLVDICGPYRTDYAICADFEWMVRLFHTHGATYTHLPEVMVKMRKGGVSTQGLKSTLTINKEMLQACRSNGLRTNLPMIYSKYLTKVFQLVKKPT is encoded by the coding sequence ATGAAAGTATCCATCGTCACCATCTCATACAATGCCTCAAGTAGTATCCGGACCTGTATTGAATCGGTATTGAATCAGGATTATCCCGATATTGAATACATCATCGTGGATGGAGGTTCCTCCGATGACACCATGGAGATCGTGCAAGAATATGCCGACAAGATCTCGCATATTTCCAGTGAATCCGACGAAGGGATCTACGATGCGATGAATAAGGGGATGGCCAAAGCCACAGGGGATATCGTCGCTCAGCTCAATGCGGATGATTTCTACGCAAGCCCCGACATTCTCTCCCAAGTGGTGGAAAAGTTCCAGTCTACCGGCTCAGACATCGTCTTCGGAAACCTCGTATACGTTCCCGCAGATGATCTCGACAAAGTGGTCCGCTATTATACAGCCGATCAGTTCAAGCCCGAGGACATGCTCAGGGGCCACATGCCGCCCCATCCCACGTTCTTTGTCAAGCGATCATTGGTGGATATCTGCGGACCTTACCGGACGGATTACGCGATTTGCGCGGACTTCGAATGGATGGTAAGATTGTTCCATACACATGGGGCAACCTACACCCACCTTCCTGAAGTCATGGTGAAAATGCGCAAGGGCGGCGTCAGCACACAAGGCCTAAAAAGCACACTCACCATCAACAAGGAAATGCTGCAAGCATGCCGTTCCAATGGCCTCCGCACCAATCTGCCCATGATCTACTCGAAATACCTTACCAAGGTGTTTCAACTAGTTAAAAAGCCCACTTGA